The Engystomops pustulosus chromosome 3, aEngPut4.maternal, whole genome shotgun sequence region caacgcgtttcgccccAGGGACTGTGGGGAAGGGGAGGgcacaacattttattttttttactagatGTGGTCATTTTTGGCATCGGTGTGGAATCTGTACCAAATTTATTCAAATATTGCATGCCTCTTGGTGAATAGGCATACAATACAAATTAGGACCAAGTTCACATTTcagttatttcatcagtttttgcatcagttattttgaGTCAAAATGTCTTGTGTTCCAACACACAGAACAGATGCAAATATTTCCATTAAATCTTATCTTTGTGAAATCTCCACACTGGGTTTTAGTTCAAAATAACTAAACTAAAAAACTGATGCATGAAATGGTACAATTCACTGCAAATAGTTGTATGCGTACAAAAATTACTTCATAATTCCAGTGCACATCTACTCATAAATTGCTTGACAGGTTCCATTAAATACTCTTTAGAAGGTGGCATGCAAAAGAAAAATACTCAAAAGGTTGTCcaggtatatatttttataataaaaacaaaatgagtatatacttacctctctctgcGCTTCTGATCATCTTTGTCACCAGCAGTTACTGCCGGATCTCCATTTATAGCGGTCAACAGTGCTGGCCTGAACACAGCTGAGTACCTGCTACAGACTGAAACTAATGCTATAGCAGAGCTATGGTCTGGACGGCACTGCCAACCTCTGTATACAAAGGTGACAGTGAAAGGCGGTTCTGCAGCTGAACATGAGAGGGGAGTATATGCTCTTGATTTATtgttaaagcccccccccccattcatatgtaaaaaatatatacctggacaaccccttcaatgccCAAAGGAGGCGTGGCCTCACAAACGTGGCTGGTGTAGGGAGTTGTGTAAGTGTTAGCCAATGTGTCCAAAGCTGCATGGAACACAAAAAATAAGtaacaaactttttaaaaatttccagATTATGgttatggactttgtcacttttATAAATGCATATACAGTGTCATATTATATGTGATAAATGTGATTGAAgaagatatataaaaaatatttggaTAAACACACTTGTGACTTGTTTTAGCTATGACTGATGGTGGAGTCTATTATTGTTTGCAGATCCCGTTCCATTGCATGAATAGAAGCCATGCTATTTTATCTACAACCCCTCTAAATTGGCATAAATAAATGACAAGGATTAAAAATAGTTAAGACGATTGATTGAAACACTGATTTTATTTTTACCTAAGCAtcataaaatacacatattacaacaGGTACAGCATGAACTTTAACAAAACAAATGGATTTGAAATGTTCTAAATGTACAGACGTTTCTCTTTTAACATATACAAAAACATCAAAAGTGCAACAAAGAGAATGAAAAAGGCTCATCCATAGGACAAGATGTTAAAAAAGTCAACTTCAAACATGAAGCCAAAACAAGCAAATGCATATACAGATCTTGACCTAGGGTTCTATACAGCATAGTGCAGGCACTACATTTAGGCTACAGACCCACCACTACAAATCAACAGTCTTCTACCATGTACAAGAAAGTCTACACTAATCCATATAGTTTAATGGTAAGAAATCTACAGCTTACTATATACAAGTGCACAAAAACTCTGCATATTGCTGCTAACGCTTAAGACTTTTGCCTGAAAAGTCATATCTTTACAATGACTATAGTCCATGAAGCAGTTTCCAGTTAATGCAATTCTTCAATGGGCTTGCCTACATTTTATCTAAAGCAAACATAACTTATGCAAGTAGATCAATAGGAAATTTCTAAGAAACAAGATATGTTAACATATAGAGAACCTGGCAGGGAATGCAATAACACAACAATAGGTTGTTTTCTCTTTAAGGGCTTATTCCATCCAAGGTTTTCCCTATACAGTGTTACAGCTTTCTTCAGAAATGCATGTTGTATAtaggatatagatatatatatataatttctttAAGTAAAGAATCTATAGAACTTGTCCTATGGTGCTGTAAACCTCTGTTCTTTACAAGCCTAGAACACCGATTGGACAGCCACTGATGGATAGCCTTtcctgccagactgtgcctacaGAGATCTCACATTGTAGACCCATAACTGGACCCCTATGCaggttttaaaaaaagaatttcatTTTGCATGCATGAGCCATTTCTGGTAAATCTATGTCTATACAGGTGATTTTGTGctttgaactaaaaaaaaaattcaactgtAAAAGTAACTGGTCCCAGAATAACTGCGTAAAGAAAAGGACCAAGGGGATGGGATGGGGACTAATGTGATGAATCACACAATTGAACTATCCAACAACAGGTCCCTGCCATGTGGTATATACCCATTTATCTGGATGTAGAAGCCTTgtcatttaacatcaagtgtTTTACTccttgttttttgtagtgtagtttCGTTAACCTCAAGTCGGCATAAGTTTTCTAAAGCTAGTGTCAGAATAGAATAGAGAATCCAATAATTTAAGGCTTGATATGCTCATATATACAAATGGCAACTAACATTTTATCAAACAAATAAAAGATAACATATGCATCATTGCTCTGTTAACAAGTAGATAATTATCTCTGCAATCTAATGCAAGTTAAGTTACAGGTTATATAGCCAATGTTCAGATATTTACAGGCCACCATACAAAACAATAGCAACAAAACATTACTGACCCCTCTGTAATTTACTATAATAGATAAAATGTATGGAATGTACACGTCTCAGTGCATAAACATGCAGAACTAAGAAAGATACATTAAGGACAAAAGAATCCCTGCAAtgcagaaggccacaatataatATGGGGAGATATTACAGCAATACATTACCATGCCAACCTGTTGCCCAAACAAGTTGGAAGCAAAAATTGTACAATGCTTTAGGGCTTAATATAGCTGCATAAACACTAAGATTAGAGTATCAAAAGGCAACTATACAGCACAATGTTTAAGGTGCGTTATCATGGTGGTAAATTATAAAACCAAAAAGGCCTTGGTTGTTTCGAAGCATCTCAGTGGTAGCAGTATGCGTGCTGACCACTGCTCCAGGCAAATTTCTTCTCCATGTAATTAAAAATTGGGACCCATTTCTAATGGTTGAAGAGGTCCTCCATTAATCATGTCATCACTACTGTGGTGGGAAACTCCTTTAATGCGAATGGACGGTCACTAAATGGGTTACCCCTTTAATGTGTTCTAGTTAATCTACATCAGAAGTCCATTCTGATAAATGGAGGAAAATGCAATTGTGAACTAATTGTAACGTATGTTGGTTTTttaatgcaccatttactttataAACATTCTGGATTTCTATGAGTAAATGAAAACCAGGGCCTTATCTAGTTTTATATTCTCACACAACGAGTATGTATTACAAGCTATGAAATAAATTTGGTATGAAGTTTCTTAACTTAAAGTGATGACTGTATTGTATTTTCGGTTGAACTAATGTGTTATTATTATCCATCCAATTTCCATCTTGTTTACATTGTGCTTTATAGCAATCCTTATGCATTTTCTTTTAACAGTAAATCAGTTGTACAAGTCATATTACCAGCTATTGGACTGAGTTACTAAACATTGTTTTCTTTAATGATTCTGGAGAATGCACGCTATACAGATATGTGTAACTTGACTTTATATGTAAACAATACAATGCAACAATTGCCTAGAGTGCTGCAGTAAAACAGTGTATGACATTATTATGCTGTAATACAGTAGCTACAGTACTTTCTATTTttgaaaaaggaagaaaaatattcAAGCAAAACTACTTGAGCTAAGACATTGAAATTTTTCTCTTAGAGACTGGACAATATTTTGCTGGTTGGAAGGAGGTGCTCTCCAGAGATAGTCATTCAGTTTACCAACATCATCATAACCAGCTAGATTGGCATCATGTGTGTGTTTCTCACTTAGAGATTTTACTGGAGTAGTGGGCATGCTGTAGGAATATGGAGTGCTGGTGCTACATGGAGTTTGAGCAATTTCAGAATGGCTTTGCATATTAAGCTTTATTGGATGGTTGGAAGCAACCACAGGCTCATTTTCTTCATCTTCTGATTTGATCTCCACATagtcatcatcgtcatcatctccatcaccagcACCACCAGAGTCTTTAAAATTTGCAAAATAGTTCAGAGTAGCAATTTGAGCATTTAGGGAGGAGAGCTTGTTTAACACCAAGATCTTCTGGGAGTCTTGTAAAGTCATCTCGGAACTCTCCTCTGAATGTTCCTTTTCCTCAGTATAGCCACCACCAAAGTCATAAATATCTGACAATCTTTCAGGCTTCAAGTCACGTAGAGATTGTGGCGATGTAGGGATTTTATTTGATTTAATAGGCTCTTTTGTTCTATGGGTGAACATTGAGGATGAAGACTGTGAGCGAATATATGGCTGAGTTTTTTCACAGACCACTCGCCTTCCCAATGAACGGAAAGTTTGTTCCTGACCTGGATTTTCATCATGTTCTTGACTTATTGTACTCCACCTCTGTAGATGTAAGCTTGATTGACTAGATTTGACCAATGATGGAACAGAGCATGCAGAGATTATGTTTCTTTTCTGATCTTTAATCCCATTCGATGAAGTGTCAGATTTTGCCTTGTAGTCTTTTATATCAGGCCAGGTAAAAAAATCGCCTGTATCACCATTGATGTTTACAGTATGCAAACCTGTATTACTTTGCTGCAACAATTTACTCATCGGAGCAGCATGGCAAGCTTGTTGGTGCTTATGACTTGACTTTAAGACAGGTGAACTTTTGGGACTTGTTTTAGGTTCCTTTGGAGACTTTGCTGGTGATTCCCGAAAAATAACCTGGTCATACAACTGGGAATATTCTGCAATTCTTGCTCCTGTGAATACATAGACATAACATTAGTAATTATCCAAATAATTTTAGGTTTGTGAATAATAAAAACTAATGGTTTCAGTACCCCAGACGAAACGGATAGCACAAATGGAAAATCCATATCGGACAGTTCGTGATTCTCAATGGTAATTTTTATGGCTGAAATTCCAGGGTAAATCTTAAGGACCTTCATGCTCAGCTTtacaggaaatcaaccacttataATATGTATTTGTGAGCTAAGCTCACTTACTGTTCGGTGATTTCTTACAGAAACCGGTGATACTTTTCTTTTTACAGGAAACAAAATCTCTTTTCCTAGGAAATTAAGTTTTAAAATCAGGCTTCACTGCTATTGCGCATGGTGTGTGCTTAATTCTGCCAAAAAAGAGCACCATAGCAGTGTTGCTTGGCGCTGTGTCGTATGGAAAGCAGTGGAGCGCACTTTTTGAAAATCTGCGTACATTCACAGCTGAATGTTCGCAGATTTTTACTCAAACCTAAGCCTCAAGATGGATCTGCTATGACAATGGAGGCTTTGGTTTTATCAgccccggtgtatgataaatttaCCCCattttctcttgaaaaaaaatgcaaaaatcatGTGGTCCCAAAATTTTAAATCTTACAAGTAATTTTTTTAGAAAACCGGCTCGGTTTCACAAAAAACTATATATTATAGAGCATGGCTTCTATCCATTCATCACATCCTGTATAGAATATTATTTGATGGTATTTAGCTCTTCCTTACAGTGATCTTACCTATTGCTGTACCCCCTTGTTTCTTCTCTTCCATTATTGCAGCAAGATCTTTTGATTTCAGCTTTTGTGATTTACAAGATGGTTGTTCCTGTTCTGGAGTTTTGATTTTTAAAAGTTGGTtggctttctttattttttgactGTATTGACGGGCCATCAGGATAactttatttttggatttttcaaTGCTATCCAATCCCTGGGAAGCATTTATAGAATCTGTATAAGATAAGGTACTTTGTGACGAAAAGAAAGGAGACTCTATAAACGTCACTTCACTAGAAAGGGAGGTTCTCTTCAGACGGAGTAATGAGCTGTCTGGGGAAGTTGGGGGACTTGAATCCTCTTTCCGGATACTTTGACAGTTGCTCACCATCGTCCTTGGAAGAGGTTTATTGTCTGGTAAACATAAGGATGATATTAAAAACTGTGATTCTCTGCTAAAATGAGACCTGCTCATTACATGTCTCTTTTCACGTACATCATCTTTACTGACGGGAAAAGAAGCCAATGATTTGTCTTTCTTCTCTTCATTTTTCTTTATGTAATTTTCCAAGTCATTCCAGATCTCATCTACTTCTTCAGACAACTTGTCAGCAGCTGTTTTATGAGGGGTAGAACTTGAGTGTGAAGAATTGCTGAGCAAGCGATTATAGTCCCCTCCTAATGGCACACGGTGATCAGAGGATTCATCTTCACTAAACTGAAGGCTATCCTCTGACACAAATTGATCTGAGTGGTCATAACATTGAAAATCTCCATCTAAGACCAAAAAATTATTCTTTTTAGAACTTGAATTTCTGGCTACACGCTCCAGTGATTGCTCTGGAAGGCATATGGAGTCATAAATATTTTCTTCTATTATCCTAAGCTCTTGAGAACTGGAATTAGGTGTTCCCCTTCTGTATATTGCTTGCTCTTTGTTTGGCACCGAAGTGTTCTTTGCCTTTTCATGGCCTTTTCCTGACCGAGTTTCAGTGTTGATGTTACTTTGATAACATGGTTCATAGCTAGGATTATTATGATAATCAGAGTCTTCTCTTCTTGTAAGGCCCATCTGTTTAAGATCATCATAACTAATATTATCATATACATGCTCAATATCATCAATTGTCAACTCCTCTGAGGAACCAAGGGAAGAAAACTTTTGCTCAGATTTGCGTAAACTTTCATAATTAGCGACCTGATGACTGATATGATTCTGTCTGCTTCTCAAATTGCAAGAACGCGATTTATTTTCTCCTACACTACTAGCACGCCTGACAATTTTACAGAAAGAATTATTTACAGGATCTTCTTGCATTAAGCCCAGGTGCCAACTACATGGACGACTGGATGCAGTTCTTTCTTCTTGTGACCTTGAGGACTCTAGCTTTGAACATTCATTTGTCATAAACATTTGAtaatcatcatcctcatcattgtcattgGGTGATCTTCTCGGGGGAAACAGGGCTTGTCTAATTTGATGATCTGTCCAAATATTCCGCAAGGCGGTGGTATTCCCCAGCATATTCATTATTAAAGTGTTAGTTTGTGAGACACTTTGCTGTCTGTCAAAGGGGTGAATAGCAGAACATGAAAACAGCTGGTTTGTACTTGGCTGTGATGACTCATCATCTGACTGATCTTTTGAATTCTatggataaaataaaaatgaagccAATGTCATTAAAGTTAGCATAGGAATTCCAATGAAACTTGTCAGTAGTTTTGTCAAAAGCAAATACAAAGCtgtccatacaaagctgcagtctATGTTAAGGAGAATTCCCGGATATCTATGTAACAATAACTGTTCATGTGTTATTAGCAGCTGgactataaaaaatacatttatattccaggcctGTAGATTTTGCAGAACAAAGATGCCTGAAATATGATTGCATTTTccccagtcctgctgctactacacaAAGGTATTCAACAGATTTTTACAGCTgtcacctaacactgtctgcagcattGTATGGTCTAAATTGCTCATGAACAAAGTCTAACCAATTACATATTTTCATATTAGTTTTAATACATGTGGGATACATATCCAGATTTCCACAAACCGGAAAATCTAACTCCCTGCTGTATTCATGAAAACCTTGAGGCTTCTATCAcgggtatggcagtattatcatacaTTGAATGGCTGATCTGGTGACCAAAAGTGAACCTATATATTAGTTATGTGCATTATACATAATGATTGTCACTGCCTGTTGCACTAATTaggatatcatgtgtatatattataattatatataatataaaattattctattatattttatatatttttatattattataatgcCTTTTTATCCCTTTACACCTCTGTGAAATATATACTTAAATACTTTTGTGAGATGCGATTTAGGGGGATATCCTACTCTGCAAAGTGGCAAATCTCccatctcatcctgctctataaggcCTAATGAACACAATCATTTCagtcttttttgtgctgccagaTCATGGCTAAGCCACAAattttagagcaggtcctatccctGCCTCAATCTCCGGCGCGGTCGCTATTTTCCTGTGGACATCTAAAAGGCTTAAACAGGCTACAAACATGACTAGTTTGTGGCCAATCATGCACACATGTTCTTGTGTATGAGGCCTTAACTATAGGAAGAACTACACTTACAACATGACAGGCTCCTTTGTAAAATATACATGCTCCTTTTTCAAATAAAAgcacttaattttaccacaaaaaactggaaaaaccttttGACTCATTCACAGCAATGTGCCCATTTAATGAAAAGTCCAGGAGCAGCATCtcccccattaaaggggttttcccatgaaagaaaatcctcacatctcaatcccctagtgatgttaacacaatgaaGATCATTTTAACGCGCCAGGGACGCGTCTActgtaggggcaactgaaattgtgtacaccaggactgatacagacaggttggaacaaaaatgcagcattacacagatataacagtgaattagataatgtgctattttgttattctgactacacataagaaacttgtcttcgtgggaataccccttaaatgaaatgtccagaagcagcTGCCCCCTATTAATGACATTTTCACAGCATTCCCACCAATTAATTGAATTTACAGCAACAGTTCCTCCAATTAATGATATATCCAGTAGTAGCCCCCCAAATTATTATTTCCAGGAGCAGCagtcccccattaatgaaatgtcctcttCCGAACTTCGGGATCCCGGCAGTGCAGGCACGTCTATGCACTTGCCTGCGTACGCACTATGATGTCAACAGcccgtcatagtgtgtgcgcaggCAGAGTGCACTGCAGGACAAAGAGGACTCCATTGGCTGACCGCTGAAAGGAGAGtactgctgaaaaactcggcttataccccagtatatacggtaactgatATTCAAGACTAACTTCCTATTAAAATGTGACCTTACCCAGGGGAAACACTTACCTCACTGTCACACAAGCTGAGGTTAATACTTCTACGTTTCTCCACATTCTCTGCAGCCTGGCTGTTCTGTCTCTTTCTTCCACCTTTAACCTTTTGATGGGAACTGTGCtgtaaatttttaatttaaaaaaaaatgtacttttgtaaaaaaaacatagaCCTGAAAGCATAGATATAAATATCACTACTGCTATGAACAAAATGATGTTAGACTAAAACAAAAGCACATAAATGCACACCTCCTAACCATCCCAGATTTTGGCTGTGGCCTGGCTGGAGGTTACGGATTTCCGTGATAATGCAGAGCGCCATCAGCATTCAGGTACccatgcatcatacacacacgCGCCATTGGGGGGGGTGGTTTGGTGGGAATTTGTCACACTCTCCCCTGCACAGCCTGCGCTCCTTTTGGTATCTATAAACTGCAGCAGTAGTCAGAGAgtagaggaggagagcaggagatCAAGCCGGGCTCAGGAATGGAAGGTGAACAGAAGAGgtatgtatgatgaggttctgcggcaACTGAGGCGAATATTATGACATTCCTTCTCAACTGAGGAGTGTATTACAAGGTTTTAAACCAGATGGGGTGTGTGGTtattaggttctgcagcagctttcaAAATAACTTTAGGGGAGGGGAGCACAAATATGTGGTTCAACATGGAAAACTAAAATGCCTTCGGAAGTgtggggcccacaaaatttgccagtcaggggcccaGATGTATAATGTAAACAGTAAAACCCtcaattatatgtatataaatggtcTAAACCTGTTCAGAGTCCTCTTCATCATCAGCATCAGTCTGATCTCCTGGCCTTAGATGCAGTTTCTCACGGTTATAGGTGTGCTGAAAGAAGTCATGGGAGTTGCTCATATCAGTACTGTGAGACAGTACAGCCTTCCTCATTCCAGGGCTCAGAAGTATGTCCCTTGATCCTATGATAGATGCTTGACAGAGCAGACTGCCCTGTATGCTAATTCGCTGTagatattttaaaacaaaaacaattcTTAAAGCATATTACAGATCTTACAGATGGTTCACTTTGAAATGTCACAGAATATACCCTTTTACAGTAGAAGAGCCAATTTGATAGATCTacttctgattggtttcctttaTGGTAACATGAAAGATAAGTTTTgacggtagattcctcctgcttgcctctgccctaatctgtaatttaataatcctggaacctaacctaacttgataaaaactatattttaatattatgtaaattaactgcagagactactggggcgtggactaGCCTGGCCGggaagttaggttccaggattattaatttACAGATTATGGaagaggcaggcaggcaggatgaatctactatcagacctacttctacttctgatagtagattccaaattgtaggtttcctttaaaagattaTGGCTAAACTTGACTGAAACTCCACCAATTGCATATTTTGCGTTTGATAGTTGGGAAGGGATGCTTCATTGATGGGTCCTTACTCTGATGATCACGGGAAAGGACTTAGCCAATGTGGCAACCATGTATATGTCTGCTTACAAAGAGAAGACTTAATAGGATTGTGCCATTGTAAACATTTATCCAATACCCAGTGTTGGGATCCCAGCAATCAGACTTGTGGATAGGTGATTAGGGTCTATAATGATAAATGCTTAAAACATGGCATTAGGGGGaattcaccttaaaggggtattctcgtctgggcattcacattcagtttcactaatcttccatatataaacatttcttcaattggatgttataaaaaaaaatgttcctgtgtgaagataatttcccataaacatagccatattgtcccttagaaacgagatagcttcctcggttacgaccacctcacatttgggcagcagtggccagacatgcgctattgagtcctgtctgacctcctggattcagcgttcattactacaggacggctgtgggacatgcagtaactcatttcatatacaaaaactttttgtttatttgtgaaatccTTCCAGCAGAGGTAGCCGTAtcagaggaagctatctcgtttctaagggacaaaaagactacatttatgagaaattatcttcacacaggaacattttttttaagaacatctaattgaagaaatgtttatatatggaagatttatcaaactgaatgtgaatgctgagACGAGAATATCCCTATAACTTTATACTCCTCCTTTACAACCAAGTGTTTGCATTTGATATTGCATGAGAAGCTCTGTATCTTAAAGTCAATGTTAACTCACCTTCTGAACTTCAGGGCTCATATCTGAAAATTAAGGATGAAAAACAATGTTAAAGTATGAAATGAATGAATTCtccaatatacatacatatagttttCTATGaacttaccatttgatttcataacTTTATGTACAGTAGAGGATGGTTCTGAAAAAAAAGATATTGAAACATTATTAACAT contains the following coding sequences:
- the PLEKHG1 gene encoding pleckstrin homology domain-containing family G member 1 isoform X4, which produces MELSDSDRPVSFGSTSSSASSRDSHCSFGSRMTLASNSHIGLFHQDKEAGAIKLELVPSRQLSNDDLRTNYTREQGHGGPRDKYYDERRTIPWKESKGSVNNCSKAEVVESTSPKLMYVDRVVQEILQTERTYVQDLKSIVEDYLDCISDQTRLSLGVEERSALFGNIRDIYNFNSELLQELENCDNDPVAIAECFVSKSEEFHIYTQYCTNYPRSVAVLTECMRNKILAKFLRERQDVLQHSLPLGSYLLKPVQRILKYHLLLHEISNHLNKDTEGYDVVLDAIDTMQRVAWHINDMKRKHEHDIRLQEIQSLLTNWKGPDLTSYGELVLEGTFRFQRAKNERTLFLFDRLLLITKKRDDSYTYKAHILCCNLMLVEVIPKEPLSFSVFHYKNPKLQHTVQAKSQQEKRLWILHLKRLILENHPAKIPAKAKQAILEMDAIHHPGFSYTAEVEKKSTPNVKEEFSSGRVRRKSEPSSTVHKVMKSNDMSPEVQKRISIQGSLLCQASIIGSRDILLSPGMRKAVLSHSTDMSNSHDFFQHTYNREKLHLRPGDQTDADDEEDSEQHSSHQKVKGGRKRQNSQAAENVEKRRSINLSLCDSENSKDQSDDESSQPSTNQLFSCSAIHPFDRQQSVSQTNTLIMNMLGNTTALRNIWTDHQIRQALFPPRRSPNDNDEDDDYQMFMTNECSKLESSRSQEERTASSRPCSWHLGLMQEDPVNNSFCKIVRRASSVGENKSRSCNLRSRQNHISHQVANYESLRKSEQKFSSLGSSEELTIDDIEHVYDNISYDDLKQMGLTRREDSDYHNNPSYEPCYQSNINTETRSGKGHEKAKNTSVPNKEQAIYRRGTPNSSSQELRIIEENIYDSICLPEQSLERVARNSSSKKNNFLVLDGDFQCYDHSDQFVSEDSLQFSEDESSDHRVPLGGDYNRLLSNSSHSSSTPHKTAADKLSEEVDEIWNDLENYIKKNEEKKDKSLASFPVSKDDVREKRHVMSRSHFSRESQFLISSLCLPDNKPLPRTMVSNCQSIRKEDSSPPTSPDSSLLRLKRTSLSSEVTFIESPFFSSQSTLSYTDSINASQGLDSIEKSKNKVILMARQYSQKIKKANQLLKIKTPEQEQPSCKSQKLKSKDLAAIMEEKKQGGTAIGARIAEYSQLYDQVIFRESPAKSPKEPKTSPKSSPVLKSSHKHQQACHAAPMSKLLQQSNTGLHTVNINGDTGDFFTWPDIKDYKAKSDTSSNGIKDQKRNIISACSVPSLVKSSQSSLHLQRWSTISQEHDENPGQEQTFRSLGRRVVCEKTQPYIRSQSSSSMFTHRTKEPIKSNKIPTSPQSLRDLKPERLSDIYDFGGGYTEEKEHSEESSEMTLQDSQKILVLNKLSSLNAQIATLNYFANFKDSGGAGDGDDDDDDYVEIKSEDEENEPVVASNHPIKLNMQSHSEIAQTPCSTSTPYSYSMPTTPVKSLSEKHTHDANLAGYDDVGKLNDYLWRAPPSNQQNIVQSLREKFQCLSSSSFA
- the PLEKHG1 gene encoding pleckstrin homology domain-containing family G member 1 isoform X1 → MPDKTPEGTETTSQNEDDYHLPLDSLKSVTKTLSPRTTRIDLQRTNRHFHYCGVKTMELSDSDRPVSFGSTSSSASSRDSHCSFGSRMTLASNSHIGLFHQDKEAGAIKLELVPSRQLSNDDLRTNYTREQGHGGPRDKYYDERRTIPWKESKGSVNNCSKAEVVESTSPKLMYVDRVVQEILQTERTYVQDLKSIVEDYLDCISDQTRLSLGVEERSALFGNIRDIYNFNSELLQELENCDNDPVAIAECFVSKSEEFHIYTQYCTNYPRSVAVLTECMRNKILAKFLRERQDVLQHSLPLGSYLLKPVQRILKYHLLLHEISNHLNKDTEGYDVVLDAIDTMQRVAWHINDMKRKHEHDIRLQEIQSLLTNWKGPDLTSYGELVLEGTFRFQRAKNERTLFLFDRLLLITKKRDDSYTYKAHILCCNLMLVEVIPKEPLSFSVFHYKNPKLQHTVQAKSQQEKRLWILHLKRLILENHPAKIPAKAKQAILEMDAIHHPGFSYTAEVEKKSTPNVKEEFSSGRVRRKSEPSSTVHKVMKSNDMSPEVQKRISIQGSLLCQASIIGSRDILLSPGMRKAVLSHSTDMSNSHDFFQHTYNREKLHLRPGDQTDADDEEDSEQHSSHQKVKGGRKRQNSQAAENVEKRRSINLSLCDSENSKDQSDDESSQPSTNQLFSCSAIHPFDRQQSVSQTNTLIMNMLGNTTALRNIWTDHQIRQALFPPRRSPNDNDEDDDYQMFMTNECSKLESSRSQEERTASSRPCSWHLGLMQEDPVNNSFCKIVRRASSVGENKSRSCNLRSRQNHISHQVANYESLRKSEQKFSSLGSSEELTIDDIEHVYDNISYDDLKQMGLTRREDSDYHNNPSYEPCYQSNINTETRSGKGHEKAKNTSVPNKEQAIYRRGTPNSSSQELRIIEENIYDSICLPEQSLERVARNSSSKKNNFLVLDGDFQCYDHSDQFVSEDSLQFSEDESSDHRVPLGGDYNRLLSNSSHSSSTPHKTAADKLSEEVDEIWNDLENYIKKNEEKKDKSLASFPVSKDDVREKRHVMSRSHFSRESQFLISSLCLPDNKPLPRTMVSNCQSIRKEDSSPPTSPDSSLLRLKRTSLSSEVTFIESPFFSSQSTLSYTDSINASQGLDSIEKSKNKVILMARQYSQKIKKANQLLKIKTPEQEQPSCKSQKLKSKDLAAIMEEKKQGGTAIGARIAEYSQLYDQVIFRESPAKSPKEPKTSPKSSPVLKSSHKHQQACHAAPMSKLLQQSNTGLHTVNINGDTGDFFTWPDIKDYKAKSDTSSNGIKDQKRNIISACSVPSLVKSSQSSLHLQRWSTISQEHDENPGQEQTFRSLGRRVVCEKTQPYIRSQSSSSMFTHRTKEPIKSNKIPTSPQSLRDLKPERLSDIYDFGGGYTEEKEHSEESSEMTLQDSQKILVLNKLSSLNAQIATLNYFANFKDSGGAGDGDDDDDDYVEIKSEDEENEPVVASNHPIKLNMQSHSEIAQTPCSTSTPYSYSMPTTPVKSLSEKHTHDANLAGYDDVGKLNDYLWRAPPSNQQNIVQSLREKFQCLSSSSFA